GAGGTATTAGAAGAACGGCGAATTGGCTAAGCCTCTAGCTTCGATGCGCGAGCAGCCTACGATGATTTTGGTGTGCCGGACTGATTGGCGTTGAGCCTGAAGACAACAATTGATCTCGCAGTCACCTCGTAGGTGTCGCCTGTGCTGAAGCTGCCGTTTTCCTTTCCGGGAATGTTCGTGTCGATGAGCAGCGACCATTCTCGTCCGCCGGTACACTCGGGCAGAGTGAACTGCACGACGTCATGATGGGCATTGAACACCAATAGCAGCGTAGTCTCTTGACCGCGTTTGCGGATTCCTGTCGTCTGAGCGCGTCCGTCGATGAGCATGCCGAAGCAGCGCATTCCGGTGTCGGCCCAATTCGACTTCTGCATCTCGCTGCCATTGGCGTTGATCCAGGTGACGTCTTTTATCTCGAGTTCCTGGTTGTACTCGCCTGTGAGGAATCTGGTTCGGCGCAGAATCGGATACTTATGGCGCAGCCCGGTCAACTTCTGCACGAATTGGGTTAGTGCCTTGCCGCGATCGTCGATGTTCCAGTTGAGCCAACTGATCTCGTTATCCTGGCAGTAGGCGTTGTTGTTGCCTTGCTGCGTGCGGCCGAACTCGTCACCGGCAACCATCATCGGCGTGCCTTGCGAGAGCAGCAGCGTCGCGAGCAGGTTGCGCATTTGCCGCTCACGAAGAGCGGTAATTCCAACATCATCGGTCGGACCTTCAGCTCCGCAGTTCCAGGAACGATTGTCGCTGGTTCCGTCCTGATTGTTTTCTTTGTTTGGGTCGTTGTGTTTGTCGTTATAGCTGACGAGGTCGTTCAGAGTGAAGCCGTCGTGGGCGGTAATGAAGTTGATCGAGGCCCATGGACGACGTCCCTGATGATTGAATAGATCCGCCGAGGCACTCAGTCGAGGCGTGAGTTCGGCAGCCGGCGCTTCGCCGCGCCAGTAGTCGCGGACGGTGTTGCGGAATTTGTCGTTCCACTCCGACCATCCTGGAGGGAATCCGCCCACCTGATATCCGCCCGGGCCGCAGTCCCACGGTTCGGCGATCAGCTTCACCGTTGCCAGCACCGGGTCCTGGCTGCAGGCCTTCAGGAATCCGCTCTGGTTATCGAAGCCGTTTGGCTCGCGCGCGAGAATCGTTCCCAAATCGAAACGGAAGCCATCGATGTGCATCTCCTCGACCCAATAACGGAGCGAGTCTGTCACCATCTGGAGCACGCGTGGGTGGCTGAGGTTAAGGGTGTTGCCGGTGCCGGTATCGTTGATGTAGTAGCGCTTCTGATCCGGAGTCAGGCGGTAGTAGCTGGCATTGTCGAGGCCTTTGAACGACAGCGTTGGGCCGCGCTCGTTGCCTTCGGCAGTGTGGTTGTAAACAACATCAAGTATTACTTCAAGGCCGGCATCGTGGAAGCGCGCGACCATCTCTTTAAATTCCCGCAAGCTGTTGGCGACATCAGCTGCATACCGCGGATCGGGTGCG
Above is a genomic segment from Terriglobales bacterium containing:
- the glgX gene encoding glycogen debranching protein GlgX; protein product: MADVGRIKEGLPHPRGATWDGKGTNFAVFSANASKAEVCLFDQHGKETARVELPEYTDQIFHGYLPDVHPGTFYGYRVHGPYEPDAGHRFNPNKLLLDPYARAHAGELQWNPAVFGYQMESGDDLTFDERDSAPFVPKSVVVDPDFDWKGEPGRQAIPWEHTVIYEAHVKGFTQLNPAVDERLRGKYAGFGAKQVVDYIRSLGVTSVELLPIHTFVNDSLLLDKGLTNYWGYNSIGFFAPDPRYAADVANSLREFKEMVARFHDAGLEVILDVVYNHTAEGNERGPTLSFKGLDNASYYRLTPDQKRYYINDTGTGNTLNLSHPRVLQMVTDSLRYWVEEMHIDGFRFDLGTILAREPNGFDNQSGFLKACSQDPVLATVKLIAEPWDCGPGGYQVGGFPPGWSEWNDKFRNTVRDYWRGEAPAAELTPRLSASADLFNHQGRRPWASINFITAHDGFTLNDLVSYNDKHNDPNKENNQDGTSDNRSWNCGAEGPTDDVGITALRERQMRNLLATLLLSQGTPMMVAGDEFGRTQQGNNNAYCQDNEISWLNWNIDDRGKALTQFVQKLTGLRHKYPILRRTRFLTGEYNQELEIKDVTWINANGSEMQKSNWADTGMRCFGMLIDGRAQTTGIRKRGQETTLLLVFNAHHDVVQFTLPECTGGREWSLLIDTNIPGKENGSFSTGDTYEVTARSIVVFRLNANQSGTPKSS